The Lytechinus pictus isolate F3 Inbred chromosome 15, Lp3.0, whole genome shotgun sequence genome contains a region encoding:
- the LOC129278316 gene encoding sulfotransferase 1C4-like, whose translation MAEEIYIPPIVVEHQYKGIWYPGVVLDSSIDRMKTFQMREDDIFIVTYPKAGTHWMMEIVGLILSNGYPDKIDRSLYSSTIEMICVDQKIPRSKEEEKEHPIDWSPFMDVIDKAPSPRVFMTHLNFDLLPKNLLKAKVVYVARNPKDLILSWYNFAGKNPGLPFTMDAAIKKLMNDEVHWGPWPQHVRQFWDLRNHENVTFVFYEDLKKEPAKYIQKVASGIGRPVSDEVLQRVVKFSHIDAQRETFNKMAESGKRNLVKAAGTFTFINKGVSGRWKQHFTVAQNEAFDEWYKSKMADTDLKFTFE comes from the exons ATGGCAGAAGAGATCTACATCCCACCAATTGTTGTTGAGCACCAGTATAAAGGTATATGGTACCCCGGTGTGGTACTAGACTCTAGTATCGATCGAATGAAAACCTTTCAAATGCGCGAAGATGATATCTTCATTGTGACCTATCCCAAAGCAG GAACTCATTGGATGATGGAGATCGTCGGCTTGATACTTAGCAATGGATATCCAGATAAGATAGATCGGTCCCTTTACTCTTCCACCATAGAAATGATCTGCGTTGATCAGAAAATTCCACGTTCgaaggaagaggaaaaggagCATCCAATAGATTGGTCACCATTTATGGATGTGATCGATAAAGCGCCCTCACCGAGGGTGTTTATGACTCATCTCAACTTTGATCTTCTACCCAAAAACCTACTGAAGGCCAAG GTTGTGTATGTGGCCCGTAATCCCAAGGATCTCATTTTGTCGTGGTACAACTTCGCAGGAAAGAACCCCGGATTGCCGTTCACCATGGACGCggccattaaaaaattgatgaatgacG AAGTGCACTGGGGTCCTTGGCCGCAGCATGTACGTCAGTTCTGGGATCTCAGGAACCATGAGAATGTAACGTTTGTTTTTTATGAGGATCTCAAGAAG GAACCGGCCAAATACATTCAGAAAGTGGCTTCTGGAATTGGTCGCCCTGTATCGGATGAAGTCCTACAGCGCGTTGTGAAGTTCAGTCATATTGACGCACAGAGGGAAACATTTAACAAAATGGCGGAAAGTGGGAAAAGAAATTTGGTAAAGGCTGCTGGCACCTTCACTTTCATTAATAAGG GTGTGAGTGGTCGCTGGAAACAACACTTCACTGTGGCACAGAACGAAGCCTTTGATGAATGGtacaaatccaagatggcggacaCGGATCTCAAGTTTACATTCGAGTAA
- the LOC129277237 gene encoding L-proline trans-4-hydroxylase-like, producing MRAMSVRTDFEFSEDLDSNPEVLKAYNDRGYFIVRSLLSGAELTKLQKALDHDEGITKHGYEISDGHGRNTKIVIWSHPGNDITGMIARSQKVAGTSEKLLGGESYHYHTKMIMKEPRTGGSFVWHQDYGYWYKNGCLFPDMMTSVFIAVDKCDKENGCLQIIPGSHKLGRIEHEMVGGQTGANLDRVEFAKKQLGFEFVELNAGDGIFFHCNLLHCSSANNSDRRRWSFILAYNRKDNDPVIPHHHPQYTPMTIVPNSAILECSDVPDMTGKDFLDPKNDKTVKAAPKEQ from the exons ATGAGAGCCATGTCAGTTAGAACAG ACTTCGAGTTTTCTGAGGACCTGGACTCGAACCCTGAGGTTTTGAAAGCGTATAACGATCGAGGATATTTCATTGTCAG GTCATTACTGAGTGGAGCAGAACTCACAAAGCTACAGAAGGCGCTCGACCACGATGAAGGGATCACGAAGCACGGTTACGAAATCAGTGACGGTCATGGTCGCAATACTAAAATAGTCATATGGAGTCACCCCGGCAACGATATAACTGGCATGATCGCAAGATCTCAAAAGGTCGCTGGAACGTCCGAAAAG CTCTTAGGAGGAGAATCTTATCACTATCACACGAAGATGATCATGAAAGAACCAAGGACAGGAGGAAGTTTTGTATGGCATCAAGATTACGG ATACTGGTACAAAAATGGGTGCCTTTTCCCCGACATGATGACTTCTGTATTCATTGCAGTTGATAAATGTGACAAAGAGAATGGATGTCTCCAG ataattcccGGATCACACAAACTCGGTCGCATCGAACATGAAATGGTCGGAGGTCAGACCGGTGCCAATCTTGACCGGGTCGAGTTCGCCAAGAAACAACTCGGTTTCGAGTTCGTCGAGCTCAACGCAGGGGACGGAATCTTCTTCCATTGCAACCTCCTGCATTGCAGCAGCGCCAACAACAGCGACAGGAGGAGGTGGTCTTTCATCCTCGCTTACAACCGGAAGGACAACGATCCCGTGATTCCGCATCATCATCCGCAGTATACCCCCATGACCATC GTGCCTAACTCCGCAATTTTGGAATGTTCTGATGTTCCTGATATGACAGGTAAAGATTTTTTGGACCCTAAGAACGACAAAACCGTCAAAGCAGCGCCAAAGGAGCAGTAA